In a genomic window of Nodosilinea sp. E11:
- a CDS encoding L-threonylcarbamoyladenylate synthase yields MATVYKLHPENPQGRKVETIAAALRQGAVALYPTDTVYAIGCDLNHKGAVQRVRQIKQLANDKPLTFLCASLSNIADYAIVSDGAYRLIRRLIPGPFTFLLPATRQVPRLVMSPKRRTTGIRVPNSAICLALVETLQNPVISTSALTLLPDSETGQIADKMVMFDALEQFVDIIVDDDQPLAHDVSTILDMEGEEPLMIRQGLGWQKALDWGAQLV; encoded by the coding sequence ATGGCGACGGTTTACAAGCTACATCCTGAAAACCCGCAGGGGCGAAAGGTAGAGACCATTGCAGCGGCGCTACGCCAAGGTGCAGTGGCACTTTACCCCACAGACACAGTTTACGCCATCGGTTGTGACCTCAACCACAAGGGTGCGGTGCAACGGGTGCGGCAGATCAAGCAGCTGGCAAACGACAAGCCCCTGACGTTTTTGTGTGCCTCGCTCTCCAATATTGCCGACTATGCGATCGTCAGCGATGGGGCCTACCGCCTGATCCGGCGGTTGATTCCAGGGCCGTTCACGTTTTTGTTGCCCGCAACCCGCCAGGTGCCGCGTCTGGTCATGAGCCCCAAACGGCGCACCACGGGGATTCGAGTACCCAATTCTGCTATCTGTCTGGCCCTAGTAGAGACGCTTCAAAACCCAGTGATTTCGACCTCGGCCCTGACGCTACTGCCTGACTCTGAAACGGGCCAGATCGCTGACAAAATGGTGATGTTTGACGCCTTAGAGCAGTTTGTCGACATCATTGTTGATGATGATCAACCTTTAGCCCATGACGTGTCGACCATTCTCGATATGGAAGGGGAAGAGCCGCTGATGATACGCCAGGGCTTGGGTTGGCAAAAAGCGCTGGACTGGGGTGCACAGTTGGTCTAG
- a CDS encoding response regulator transcription factor yields MAEAKILVVDDDPAIRNLIHRFLAKQDYEMESAEDGKKALAVFEQFTPDLVILDLNLPDTNGYDLCKEMQSRTGVFVLMLTSRTDESDKIRGFNEGADDYLTKPFSLGELEVRVGAILKRQRPVTAAEQQCLMFNSLAIDPVRREVMLNEEMVPLTALEFDLLHFLASHPGRVWRRAELIQKVWDYDYVGDQRVVDVHVGQIRKKIEKDTTQPALIQTVRGVGYKFEPPGIGEEAIAG; encoded by the coding sequence ATGGCGGAAGCCAAGATCCTCGTTGTCGATGACGACCCCGCAATTCGCAACTTGATTCATCGGTTCCTGGCCAAGCAGGACTATGAAATGGAGTCGGCCGAGGACGGCAAAAAGGCCCTAGCGGTATTTGAGCAATTTACCCCGGACTTGGTCATTCTCGACCTCAACTTGCCCGATACCAACGGCTATGACCTGTGTAAAGAGATGCAGTCACGCACGGGTGTCTTTGTGCTCATGTTGACCAGCCGCACCGACGAGTCAGACAAAATTCGGGGCTTTAACGAAGGGGCCGACGACTACCTGACTAAGCCCTTTAGCCTAGGCGAGCTAGAGGTGCGGGTAGGGGCCATTCTCAAACGCCAACGCCCGGTGACTGCTGCCGAGCAGCAGTGTCTTATGTTCAATAGCCTGGCCATCGACCCAGTCCGTCGAGAGGTCATGCTCAACGAAGAAATGGTGCCCCTGACGGCCCTAGAGTTTGATCTTTTGCACTTCTTAGCGAGTCACCCAGGCCGGGTGTGGCGGCGGGCCGAGCTAATTCAAAAGGTGTGGGACTACGACTACGTGGGCGATCAACGGGTGGTCGATGTGCACGTCGGCCAAATTCGCAAAAAAATTGAGAAAGATACCACTCAACCAGCGCTCATTCAGACGGTGCGCGGGGTAGGCTACAAGTTTGAGCCGCCCGGCATTGGAGAAGAAGCGATCGCAGGCTAG
- a CDS encoding rhomboid family intramembrane serine protease, whose protein sequence is MVPLRDDNPVSITPGVTYGLIGLNIAVFVFQLSLSREGLDRFFDTWALVPAQLTESFQGAMQAPAYEWFTLISSQFLHGGFFHIGGNLLYLWVFGNNIEDRLGHLRFLIFYLGCGVLAGLTQWVFDPSSTVPTIGASGAIAGVMGAYILRFPRARIVTLIPLIIFFTTVRIPAIFFLGFWFVQQALFSLASLSSDVNLGSSGVAYWAHSGGFVFGLILGPLLGLMAPKPRSPRR, encoded by the coding sequence GTGGTTCCGCTCCGTGACGACAACCCCGTCAGCATTACCCCTGGGGTGACCTACGGGCTGATTGGACTTAACATTGCCGTGTTTGTGTTTCAGCTCAGCCTGTCGAGGGAGGGGCTAGATCGCTTTTTTGACACCTGGGCATTAGTGCCAGCCCAGCTAACCGAGAGTTTTCAAGGGGCCATGCAGGCCCCTGCCTACGAGTGGTTCACCCTGATATCGTCTCAGTTTCTCCACGGGGGCTTTTTTCACATAGGAGGGAACTTATTGTACCTATGGGTCTTTGGCAACAACATTGAAGATCGGTTAGGCCATTTGAGGTTTTTGATTTTCTATCTGGGCTGCGGTGTGCTGGCGGGCCTCACTCAGTGGGTTTTTGACCCATCCTCGACGGTGCCCACCATCGGAGCCAGCGGGGCGATCGCCGGGGTGATGGGGGCCTACATTCTGCGGTTCCCTAGGGCTCGCATTGTGACGCTGATCCCGCTGATTATTTTCTTTACCACGGTTCGTATTCCGGCGATTTTTTTCCTGGGGTTTTGGTTTGTACAGCAGGCGCTGTTCAGCCTGGCCAGCCTCAGCAGCGACGTCAACCTGGGGTCGAGTGGAGTCGCCTACTGGGCCCACTCGGGCGGGTTTGTGTTTGGCCTGATCTTAGGACCGCTGCTGGGGCTGATGGCTCCTAAACCGCGATCGCCCCGCCGCTGA
- a CDS encoding LD-carboxypeptidase, whose amino-acid sequence MSQYSVTSGGAGDFRYPPPLQPGDRLRVIAPSGALRELESFNQGLEVWRSWGFGVDVSPGVREQWGYLAGADDNRRHQLGSALADPTYKGILCARGGYGGTRLLEGWQWPEVLAPKWLIGFSDITSLLWSLGCRGMVGVHGPLLTTLATEPDWSQQRLKSLVTGHGLLPLHGEGWGGGTVTGRLWPANLTVATHLLGTAHAPDLTGAIVAFEDVTEAPYRIDRMLTHWRMAGKLVGVKGIALGRFSRCEPPDGVPSLTVAEVLRDRLGDLGIPVVSGLPFGHDGDNAALPVGSLARLNGDTGSLEILSAA is encoded by the coding sequence TTGAGTCAGTACAGTGTTACCAGCGGTGGGGCAGGAGACTTTCGCTATCCACCACCTCTACAGCCGGGCGATCGCCTGCGGGTGATCGCCCCTAGCGGTGCCCTGCGAGAGCTAGAAAGTTTTAACCAGGGGCTAGAGGTCTGGCGCAGTTGGGGTTTTGGGGTTGACGTTAGCCCTGGGGTTAGAGAGCAGTGGGGCTATCTGGCTGGGGCCGACGACAACCGCCGCCATCAGCTGGGCTCTGCCCTGGCCGATCCCACCTACAAAGGCATTCTCTGTGCCCGAGGCGGCTATGGGGGCACTCGTCTGCTCGAAGGATGGCAATGGCCCGAGGTCCTGGCTCCCAAGTGGCTCATTGGCTTTTCCGATATCACCAGTCTGCTGTGGAGTTTGGGGTGCCGGGGCATGGTGGGGGTGCACGGACCATTGCTCACGACCCTGGCCACCGAGCCCGACTGGTCGCAGCAGCGGTTGAAATCGCTGGTGACGGGGCACGGTCTACTGCCCCTCCACGGCGAAGGCTGGGGTGGAGGGACGGTGACTGGCCGGCTGTGGCCCGCCAATCTGACCGTAGCCACCCATTTGCTGGGCACGGCCCACGCACCCGACCTAACTGGGGCGATCGTGGCCTTTGAGGACGTCACTGAGGCCCCGTACCGAATCGATCGCATGCTGACCCACTGGCGGATGGCGGGCAAGTTGGTAGGGGTTAAAGGCATTGCCCTGGGGCGGTTTAGCCGCTGCGAGCCGCCCGACGGGGTGCCCAGCTTGACGGTGGCAGAGGTGCTGCGCGATCGCCTGGGCGACCTGGGCATACCGGTGGTATCTGGTTTACCGTTTGGTCATGATGGTGACAATGCGGCCCTGCCGGTAGGATCCCTGGCCCGGCTAAATGGTGATACCGGGAGCCTCGAAATTTTGTCGGCCGCCTAG
- a CDS encoding chlorophyll a/b-binding protein — translation MSNSPTSAESREWGFTRAAESLNGRLAMLGFFFAVVIELLSGEGVLHFLNLV, via the coding sequence ATGTCCAACTCCCCTACCTCTGCTGAATCTCGCGAATGGGGCTTTACCCGTGCCGCCGAAAGTCTCAACGGTCGACTAGCGATGCTGGGATTTTTCTTTGCCGTTGTGATCGAGCTGTTGAGCGGTGAAGGAGTACTGCACTTTCTAAACCTGGTGTAA
- the argF gene encoding ornithine carbamoyltransferase: MPPLSGRDLLSLSDLTATELSDLLTFAAELKAGKHNPQFPHKVLGLLFRKASTRTRVSFSVAMYQLGGQVLDLHSGVTQVSRGEPTSDTARVLDRYLDVVAIRTFDQAEIQEFADYASIPVINALTDLEHPCQILADLLTIQEAFKSLEGLTLTYLGDGNNVAHSLLIGCALVGMNVHIACPEGYAPSPAIVEQAQRLMQGQGKVMITTDPELAVKEAQVLYTDVWASMGQESEADQRLPVFQPYQVNDALLAQASADAIVLHCLPAHRGEEITHDVIEGTASRVWDQAENRMHAQKALLASVLG, from the coding sequence ATGCCACCCCTAAGCGGGCGCGACCTGCTGAGCCTAAGCGACCTGACAGCCACCGAACTGAGCGACCTGCTCACCTTTGCCGCCGAGCTTAAAGCAGGCAAGCACAACCCCCAGTTTCCGCATAAAGTGCTGGGGCTGCTGTTTCGCAAAGCCTCAACCCGCACCCGCGTCAGCTTTTCGGTGGCTATGTACCAACTGGGGGGTCAGGTGCTCGACTTACACTCGGGGGTGACCCAGGTGAGCCGGGGTGAGCCAACTAGCGACACCGCCCGAGTGCTCGATCGCTATCTCGATGTGGTCGCGATTCGCACCTTTGATCAAGCCGAGATTCAAGAATTTGCCGACTACGCGTCGATTCCGGTCATCAATGCACTGACCGATCTAGAGCATCCCTGCCAAATTTTGGCCGACCTGCTGACCATACAAGAAGCCTTTAAATCTCTGGAGGGGCTAACTCTGACGTACCTAGGCGATGGCAACAACGTCGCCCACTCACTCTTGATTGGCTGCGCCCTAGTGGGTATGAACGTCCATATCGCTTGTCCTGAGGGCTATGCCCCCAGCCCTGCCATAGTCGAACAGGCCCAGCGGTTGATGCAGGGACAGGGCAAAGTGATGATCACCACCGACCCAGAGCTAGCCGTGAAAGAGGCCCAGGTGCTCTATACCGATGTCTGGGCTAGCATGGGCCAGGAATCAGAAGCCGACCAGCGCCTGCCGGTGTTTCAGCCTTACCAAGTCAACGATGCGCTGCTGGCTCAGGCCAGTGCCGATGCGATTGTGCTCCACTGCCTGCCTGCTCATCGCGGCGAAGAAATCACCCACGATGTCATTGAGGGTACCGCCTCCCGAGTATGGGATCAGGCGGAGAATCGGATGCATGCTCAAAAGGCTTTGCTAGCAAGCGTTTTAGGGTAA